In a genomic window of Lepisosteus oculatus isolate fLepOcu1 chromosome 5, fLepOcu1.hap2, whole genome shotgun sequence:
- the LOC102696371 gene encoding colipase — protein MRTLLLIGVCVLSVALAAPPQGKGLITNLDNNELCFISMQCKSSCCHRRDGLSLARCAPRAAENDECSPKSLYGTYYRCTCESGLKCDVNFNIGGSITNSNFGICVDPNAKKTSGSLEDSN, from the exons ATGAGGACCCTGCTGCTGATTGGCGTGTGTGTGCTATCAGTGGCACTGGCAGCACCCCCACAGGGAAAGGGGCTGATCACAAACCTG GACAATAACGAGCTGTGCTTCATCAGCATGCAGTGCAAGAGCTCCTGCTGTCACCGCCGTGACGGGCTGAGTCTGGCGCGCTGTGCCCCCCGGGCGGCTGAGAACGATGAGTGCTCCCCAAAG TCCTTGTACGGAACCTACTACCGGTGCACGTGTGAAAGCGGGCTGAAGTGTGACGTGAACTTCAACATCGGCGGATCAATCACCAACAGCAATTTTGGAATCTGCGTGGACCCCAACGCGAAGAAGACTTCCGGCAGCCTCGAAGACagcaactga